The following are encoded together in the Nocardioides sp. Arc9.136 genome:
- a CDS encoding sulfate/molybdate ABC transporter ATP-binding protein — MSIEVSGVTKKFGDFVALDDVSVSIPSGQLTALLGPSGGGKSTLLRIIAGLDSADAGRVEIEGVDATGLPAQKRGVGFVFQHYAVFKHMTVAKNVAFGLEIRRKPKAEIAARVDELLRLVHLQQFSHRLPAQLSGGQRQRMALARALAVEPKVLLLDEPFGALDAKVRKELRDWLRRLHDEVHVTTVFVTHDQEEALEVADEIVVVNQGRVEQVGTPDQLYDEPANDFVMGFLGEVTVLGGVHLRPHDIEVTTAPAPGAVRGTVSRLLRIGFEVRLTVALEAGPDVTVTLTRTHARSLGLDQGSAVWLAPAAGATTVVAGDRSDRSATEPVAG; from the coding sequence ATGAGCATCGAGGTCTCCGGTGTCACCAAGAAGTTCGGGGACTTCGTCGCGCTCGACGACGTCTCCGTGTCCATCCCGTCCGGCCAGCTGACCGCGCTGCTCGGCCCCTCCGGTGGCGGCAAGTCGACGCTGCTGCGGATCATCGCCGGCCTCGACTCCGCCGACGCCGGCCGGGTCGAGATCGAGGGCGTCGACGCGACCGGCCTGCCGGCGCAGAAGCGCGGCGTCGGGTTCGTCTTCCAGCACTACGCGGTCTTCAAGCACATGACGGTGGCCAAGAACGTCGCCTTCGGCCTGGAGATCCGCCGGAAGCCGAAGGCCGAGATCGCCGCCCGGGTCGACGAGCTGCTGCGCCTGGTGCACCTCCAGCAGTTCAGCCACCGCCTGCCCGCCCAGCTCTCCGGCGGTCAGCGCCAGCGCATGGCGCTCGCCCGCGCGCTCGCGGTGGAGCCCAAGGTGCTGCTGCTCGACGAGCCGTTCGGTGCGCTGGACGCGAAGGTCCGCAAGGAGCTGCGCGACTGGCTGCGGCGGCTGCACGACGAGGTGCACGTGACGACCGTCTTCGTGACCCACGACCAGGAGGAGGCCCTCGAGGTCGCCGACGAGATCGTGGTCGTCAACCAGGGGCGCGTGGAGCAGGTGGGCACGCCCGACCAGCTCTACGACGAGCCGGCCAACGACTTCGTCATGGGCTTCCTCGGCGAGGTCACGGTGCTCGGGGGCGTGCACCTGCGCCCGCACGACATCGAGGTCACGACGGCGCCGGCGCCCGGCGCCGTCCGGGGCACCGTGTCCCGGCTGCTGCGGATCGGGTTCGAGGTACGCCTCACGGTGGCCCTCGAGGCCGGCCCGGACGTGACCGTCACCCTGACCCGCACCCACGCCCGCTCGCTCGGGCTCGACCAGGGGTCGGCCGTCTGGCTGGCCCCCGCCGCCGGCGCCACCACCGTGGTCGCCGGCGACCGGTCCGACCGCTCCGCCACGGAGCCGGTCGCCGGCTGA
- the rarD gene encoding EamA family transporter RarD has translation MSDARRGLLLGVAAYLVWGGFPLYFPLLEPAGAVEVLAHRILWSAVTMGLLVVVLGRGSHLRALLRSGRTMLLLTVAAVTISVNWGTYIWGVNNDRVVESSLGYFINPLVTVLLGVLVLGERLRPAQWVAVGVATAAVAVLTLDYGHPPYVALVLAVSFGTYGLTKKTANVGAVESLAVETAVVAPLAVAYVAVLVATGESGFGQHGLGHAVLLMSSGIVTAIPLIAFGAAATRVPLVTLGLLQYLTPVLQFALGVLWFHEEMPPARWAGFALVWVALVVFTVEANNHRRRQLRLLAASSTAA, from the coding sequence GTGTCAGACGCGCGCCGCGGCCTCCTCCTCGGCGTGGCCGCCTACCTGGTCTGGGGCGGCTTCCCGCTCTACTTCCCGCTGCTCGAACCGGCTGGTGCGGTCGAGGTCCTGGCGCACCGGATCCTCTGGTCGGCGGTCACCATGGGGCTGCTCGTCGTCGTGCTCGGGCGGGGGTCCCACCTCCGGGCGCTGCTGCGCTCGGGCCGGACGATGCTGCTGCTGACGGTCGCGGCGGTCACGATCAGCGTCAACTGGGGCACCTACATCTGGGGCGTCAACAACGACCGGGTCGTGGAGTCCTCGCTCGGCTACTTCATCAACCCGCTCGTGACCGTGCTGCTCGGCGTGCTGGTCCTCGGCGAGCGCCTGCGGCCCGCGCAGTGGGTCGCCGTCGGCGTCGCCACCGCCGCGGTCGCCGTGCTCACCCTCGACTACGGCCACCCCCCGTACGTCGCGCTCGTGCTGGCCGTCTCCTTCGGCACCTACGGGCTGACCAAGAAGACCGCGAACGTCGGCGCCGTCGAGAGCCTGGCGGTCGAGACCGCCGTGGTCGCACCCCTCGCCGTCGCGTACGTCGCGGTGCTGGTGGCCACCGGCGAGTCCGGCTTCGGCCAGCACGGCCTGGGCCACGCCGTCCTCCTGATGAGCAGCGGCATCGTCACCGCCATCCCGCTGATCGCCTTCGGCGCGGCCGCGACGCGCGTCCCGCTGGTGACCCTCGGCCTGCTGCAGTACCTCACCCCGGTCCTGCAGTTCGCCCTCGGCGTGCTGTGGTTCCACGAGGAGATGCCGCCCGCCCGGTGGGCCGGCTTCGCCCTGGTCTGGGTCGCGCTGGTGGTCTTCACCGTCGAGGCCAACAACCACCGCCGCCGCCAGCTCCGGCTGCTGGCCGCCTCCAGCACCGCCGCCTGA
- a CDS encoding sulfate ABC transporter permease: MVRTSLPVRWLLRVLAVGYVFLLVAWPVALLVRNTFGQGLSSLTDALSDEQVTGALQLTAIIALWAVVINLVFGVTISILLVRYQFPGKRVLSALIDLPLSVSPVVVGLALLLAYNGRTGWFGPTLEDNGLQLIFNSPGMIMATCFVALPLVIREVVPVLTEIGDDQEQAARSLGANAPQTFWRITLPSIKWAVVYGVVLSLARSVGEFGAVKIVSGNITGRTQTATLVVEAKYQNFQQDTAYATSFLLILVSIACLVVVAFLRPQHASSGRKSR; the protein is encoded by the coding sequence ATGGTGAGGACCTCGCTCCCCGTGCGCTGGCTGCTGCGCGTGCTCGCGGTCGGCTACGTCTTCCTGCTCGTGGCCTGGCCGGTCGCGCTGCTGGTGAGGAACACCTTCGGCCAGGGCCTCTCCTCGCTGACCGACGCGCTGTCGGACGAGCAGGTGACCGGTGCGCTCCAGCTCACCGCGATCATCGCCCTCTGGGCGGTCGTCATCAACCTGGTCTTCGGCGTGACGATCTCGATCCTGCTGGTGCGCTACCAGTTCCCCGGCAAGCGCGTCCTCTCGGCGCTCATCGACCTCCCCCTGTCGGTCTCGCCGGTCGTGGTCGGGCTCGCCCTCCTGCTGGCCTACAACGGCCGGACCGGCTGGTTCGGCCCCACGCTGGAGGACAACGGCCTCCAGCTGATCTTCAACTCGCCGGGCATGATCATGGCCACCTGCTTCGTGGCCCTGCCGCTCGTCATCCGCGAGGTCGTGCCGGTGCTCACCGAGATCGGCGACGACCAGGAGCAGGCGGCCCGCAGCCTGGGCGCCAACGCCCCGCAGACCTTCTGGCGGATCACGCTGCCCAGCATCAAGTGGGCGGTCGTGTACGGCGTGGTGCTGAGCCTCGCCCGGTCCGTCGGCGAGTTCGGCGCCGTGAAGATCGTCTCCGGGAACATCACCGGCCGCACCCAGACCGCGACCCTCGTGGTCGAGGCGAAGTACCAGAACTTCCAGCAGGACACGGCGTACGCCACGTCCTTCCTGCTGATCCTGGTCAGCATCGCCTGCCTGGTCGTGGTCGCGTTCCTCCGTCCCCAGCACGCCTCGTCCGGAAGGAAGTCCCGATGA
- a CDS encoding YajQ family cyclic di-GMP-binding protein translates to MADSSFDIVSKIDRQEVDNALGQTAREIATRFDFKGTGATIEWSGEQVIEISASADDRASAVLDVFKGKLVKRDVSLKVLDASEPRPSGQTSKITVTLKEGISSEDAKKISKLIRDEGPKGVKAQIQGDELRVSSKKRDDLQAIIALVKQQDYDFAVQFTNYR, encoded by the coding sequence ATGGCCGACTCGTCGTTCGACATCGTCAGCAAGATCGACCGGCAGGAGGTCGACAACGCGCTGGGGCAGACCGCGCGCGAGATCGCGACCCGGTTCGACTTCAAGGGCACCGGCGCGACGATCGAGTGGTCGGGTGAGCAGGTCATCGAGATCAGCGCCTCGGCCGACGACCGCGCCAGCGCGGTCCTCGACGTGTTCAAGGGCAAGCTCGTCAAGCGCGACGTCTCGCTGAAGGTGCTCGACGCCTCCGAGCCGCGCCCGTCGGGCCAGACGTCGAAGATCACGGTGACCCTCAAGGAGGGCATCTCCTCGGAGGACGCCAAGAAGATCTCCAAGTTGATCCGCGACGAGGGCCCCAAGGGCGTCAAGGCGCAGATCCAGGGCGACGAGCTGCGGGTCTCGTCGAAGAAGCGCGACGACCTGCAGGCCATCATCGCGCTGGTCAAGCAGCAGGACTACGACTTCGCGGTGCAGTTCACCAACTACCGCTGA
- a CDS encoding sulfate ABC transporter substrate-binding protein — protein MNIKVAVAGFAAGVLTLTACGSSAEGGSGSDGETVSINAFSVMEAANEPVFEDFQATSDGEGAQFQTSYGASGDQSRAVEAGADADVVHYSLETDVTRLVDAGLVAEDWKDNATDGIATSSVVVFVVRKGNPDGIEGWDDLVEPGVDIITPNPGSSGSARWNILAAWAHVSGNGGTEEEARAFVTSLLENTIALPGSGREATTAFTDGSGDVLLSYENEAILAKQSGADIDYVVPEDTLLIQNPAAVTEDASAAAEAFLEFMTSPEAQADYAQSGFRPVVDGVEIGEVDGANDPSDPFPTPAKLFTLDDDFGGWGEAADKFFGDGEDGNPLGIITEIQQSTGKVGEE, from the coding sequence ATGAACATCAAGGTTGCCGTGGCCGGTTTCGCCGCGGGGGTGCTGACCTTGACCGCGTGTGGCTCCTCTGCGGAGGGCGGCTCGGGCTCGGACGGCGAGACGGTCAGCATCAATGCGTTCTCGGTGATGGAGGCGGCCAACGAGCCGGTCTTCGAGGACTTCCAGGCCACCTCTGACGGGGAGGGCGCGCAGTTCCAGACGTCGTACGGCGCCTCGGGCGACCAGAGCCGCGCCGTCGAGGCCGGGGCCGACGCGGACGTCGTCCACTACTCCCTCGAGACCGACGTGACCCGCCTGGTCGATGCCGGCCTGGTCGCCGAGGACTGGAAGGACAACGCCACCGACGGGATCGCGACCTCGTCGGTCGTCGTCTTCGTGGTCCGCAAGGGCAACCCGGACGGCATCGAGGGCTGGGACGACCTGGTCGAGCCCGGCGTGGACATCATCACGCCGAACCCCGGCTCCTCCGGCTCGGCCCGGTGGAACATCCTCGCCGCGTGGGCGCACGTCAGCGGCAACGGCGGGACCGAGGAGGAGGCCCGCGCGTTCGTCACCAGCCTGCTGGAGAACACCATCGCCCTCCCCGGCTCCGGCCGTGAGGCGACCACCGCCTTCACCGACGGCAGCGGCGACGTGCTCCTGTCCTACGAGAACGAGGCGATCCTCGCCAAGCAGAGCGGCGCGGACATCGACTACGTCGTGCCCGAGGACACCCTCCTCATCCAGAACCCGGCCGCCGTCACCGAGGACGCCAGCGCCGCCGCCGAGGCGTTCCTGGAGTTCATGACCTCCCCGGAGGCCCAGGCCGACTACGCCCAGTCCGGCTTCCGGCCGGTCGTGGACGGCGTCGAGATCGGTGAGGTCGACGGAGCCAACGACCCCAGTGACCCGTTCCCGACCCCGGCGAAGCTGTTCACCCTCGACGACGACTTCGGCGGCTGGGGCGAGGCGGCCGACAAGTTCTTCGGCGACGGTGAGGACGGCAACCCGCTCGGCATCATCACCGAGATCCAGCAGAGCACCGGCAAGGTCGGCGAGGAGTAG
- a CDS encoding 2-oxoacid:ferredoxin oxidoreductase subunit beta: MRSGVELVPTNDQPQTGKDYSSDQEVRWCPGCGDYAVLKAVQGFLPDLGLRRENIVFVSGIGCSSRFPYYLDTYGMHSIHGRAPSIATGIATAREDLSVWVVTGDGDALSIGGNHLIHALRRNVNMTILLFNNRIYGLTKGQYSPTSEPGKVTKSTPMGSVDHPFNPVSLALGAEASFVARTIDSDRKHLTSVLSAAAAHRGTSLVEIYQNCPIFNDGAFDAIKGNDTKADAIIPLVHGEQVRFGTPGEDGRGSKVVVRDHVTGGVKVALAADVEESAILVHDAHAADPSTAFAISRLTAADYLHQAPIGIFRAVERPTYDDQARAQVTTARQDAPGAPADQLAALIGSGDTWTVV, translated from the coding sequence CTGCGCTCGGGCGTCGAGCTGGTCCCGACCAACGACCAGCCGCAGACCGGCAAGGACTACTCCTCCGACCAGGAGGTGCGCTGGTGCCCCGGCTGCGGCGACTACGCCGTGCTCAAGGCCGTCCAGGGCTTCCTGCCCGACCTCGGCCTGCGCCGCGAGAACATCGTGTTCGTCTCGGGCATCGGCTGCTCGAGCCGGTTCCCGTACTACCTCGACACCTACGGCATGCACTCGATCCACGGCCGCGCGCCGTCGATCGCGACCGGCATCGCCACCGCGCGCGAGGACCTCTCGGTCTGGGTCGTCACCGGTGACGGCGACGCGCTCTCGATCGGCGGCAACCACCTGATCCACGCGCTGCGCCGCAACGTCAACATGACGATCCTGCTGTTCAACAACCGGATCTACGGCCTGACCAAGGGGCAGTACTCCCCGACCTCGGAGCCGGGCAAGGTCACCAAGTCCACCCCGATGGGCTCCGTCGACCACCCGTTCAACCCGGTCTCGCTGGCCCTGGGCGCCGAGGCGTCCTTCGTCGCCCGCACGATCGACTCCGACCGCAAGCACCTCACCTCGGTGCTCTCCGCGGCCGCCGCGCACCGCGGCACCTCGCTGGTCGAGATCTACCAGAACTGCCCGATCTTCAACGACGGCGCCTTCGACGCCATCAAGGGCAACGACACCAAGGCCGACGCGATCATCCCGCTCGTCCACGGCGAGCAGGTCCGCTTCGGCACCCCGGGCGAGGACGGCCGCGGGTCGAAGGTGGTCGTCCGCGACCACGTCACCGGCGGGGTCAAGGTCGCCCTCGCCGCCGACGTGGAGGAGTCCGCGATCCTCGTCCACGACGCGCACGCCGCCGACCCCTCGACCGCCTTCGCGATCAGCCGGCTCACCGCGGCCGACTACCTGCACCAGGCGCCGATCGGCATCTTCCGGGCCGTGGAGCGGCCGACGTACGACGACCAGGCGCGCGCCCAGGTCACCACCGCCCGGCAGGACGCACCCGGCGCGCCGGCCGACCAGCTCGCCGCGCTCATCGGCTCCGGCGACACCTGGACGGTCGTCTGA
- a CDS encoding PhoX family phosphatase, whose product MTTASREPRTLLPLLTSGPHGSRSHLTCQFRCGNACDQPVPNTSTNGHVRDEISKAVARRSVLQGAAVGTGAMVLAGLGSAPAAAVPATTPAGVARAAVGKDLGRTSFRPVAPNKRDAVVVPEGFRSDVVASWGDPVEKGAPRFDVRRQTPDSAAKQFGYNCDYVGVLPLKGDRALLVVNHEYTDPNLMFPTDLYPEDTQKEIEILSHGMSVLEIKRGRTAGSWLRVSPSGTRHNRRISTRTAFAVTGPAAGDPRLRTSADPSGRKVMGTLNNCAGGMTPWGTVLSGEENFNQYFDASGDLDPRYADSYKRIGVTGAGRGWSSVDPRFDLTTEPHEPFRFGWVVELDPTDRTSTPRKHSMLGRFKHEGANVALAKDGRAVAYMGDDERGDYLYKFVSRDKMKKGRGAAARRHNLTLLTRGTLYVAKLTGDGTQDGYDGTGEWIRLTSDTTSYVEGMSVADVLIDTRLAADKVGPTKMDRPEDVEPNPVTGKVYVALTNNSNRGTAALPVDEANPVGKSMTRPALGEPLREQSGNRNGYVLELTPARGDHASTTFTWDLMLVCGDPAAQETYFAGFDKSQVSPISCPDNVSFDSEGNLWISTDGNVLGSNDGIFRVPTKGALRGKVEQFVTVPRGAEACGPLITDQDRSLFVAVQHPGEVDGATFETPASTWPHTDDFPRPSVVVVHKHA is encoded by the coding sequence ATGACCACCGCCTCGCGCGAACCGCGCACGCTGCTCCCCCTCCTCACCTCCGGGCCGCACGGCTCGCGCAGCCACCTGACCTGCCAGTTCCGCTGCGGCAACGCCTGCGACCAGCCGGTCCCGAACACCAGCACCAACGGCCACGTCCGCGACGAGATCAGCAAGGCCGTCGCCCGCCGGTCGGTCCTGCAGGGCGCGGCCGTCGGCACCGGCGCGATGGTGCTCGCCGGTCTCGGCTCCGCTCCCGCGGCGGCCGTGCCGGCCACCACCCCCGCGGGCGTGGCCCGCGCGGCGGTCGGCAAGGACCTCGGCCGGACGTCCTTCCGCCCGGTGGCGCCGAACAAGCGCGACGCGGTGGTCGTGCCGGAGGGCTTCCGCAGCGACGTCGTGGCCAGCTGGGGCGACCCGGTCGAGAAGGGAGCGCCGCGCTTCGACGTGCGCCGCCAGACGCCGGACTCGGCGGCCAAGCAGTTCGGCTACAACTGCGACTACGTCGGCGTGCTGCCGCTCAAGGGCGACCGGGCGCTGCTCGTGGTCAACCACGAGTACACCGACCCGAACCTGATGTTCCCCACCGACCTCTACCCCGAGGACACCCAGAAGGAGATCGAGATCCTCAGCCACGGCATGTCCGTGCTGGAGATCAAGCGCGGCCGCACCGCGGGCTCCTGGCTGCGGGTCTCGCCCTCCGGCACCCGGCACAACCGCCGGATCAGCACCCGCACGGCGTTCGCCGTGACCGGCCCCGCCGCCGGCGACCCCCGCCTCCGGACCTCGGCCGACCCGTCGGGCCGCAAGGTCATGGGCACCCTCAACAACTGCGCCGGCGGCATGACGCCGTGGGGCACGGTGCTCTCGGGCGAGGAGAACTTCAACCAGTACTTCGACGCCTCCGGGGACCTCGACCCGCGCTACGCCGACTCCTACAAGCGCATCGGCGTCACCGGCGCCGGACGCGGCTGGTCGTCGGTCGACCCGCGCTTCGACCTGACCACCGAGCCGCACGAGCCGTTCCGCTTCGGCTGGGTCGTCGAGCTCGACCCGACCGACCGCACCTCCACCCCCCGCAAGCACTCGATGCTGGGCCGCTTCAAGCACGAGGGCGCGAACGTCGCCCTGGCCAAGGACGGCCGCGCGGTGGCGTACATGGGTGACGACGAGCGCGGCGACTACCTCTACAAGTTCGTCTCCCGCGACAAGATGAAGAAGGGCCGGGGCGCCGCGGCCCGCCGCCACAACCTGACCCTCCTCACGCGCGGCACGCTCTACGTCGCGAAGCTGACCGGCGACGGCACCCAGGACGGCTACGACGGCACCGGTGAGTGGATCCGGCTCACGAGCGACACCACGTCCTACGTGGAGGGCATGAGCGTCGCCGACGTCCTCATCGACACCCGCCTGGCCGCCGACAAGGTCGGTCCGACCAAGATGGACCGTCCCGAGGACGTCGAGCCGAACCCGGTGACCGGCAAGGTGTACGTCGCGCTGACCAACAACTCCAACCGCGGCACCGCGGCGCTGCCGGTCGACGAGGCCAACCCGGTCGGGAAGTCGATGACGCGTCCCGCGCTCGGCGAGCCGCTGCGCGAGCAGTCGGGCAACCGCAACGGCTACGTGCTCGAGCTGACCCCCGCCCGCGGCGACCACGCCTCCACGACCTTCACCTGGGACCTGATGCTGGTCTGCGGGGACCCGGCCGCGCAGGAGACCTACTTCGCCGGGTTCGACAAGTCGCAGGTCAGCCCGATCAGCTGCCCCGACAACGTCTCCTTCGACTCCGAGGGCAACCTGTGGATCTCCACCGACGGCAACGTCCTGGGCTCCAACGACGGCATCTTCCGGGTGCCGACGAAGGGCGCGCTGCGCGGCAAGGTCGAGCAGTTCGTCACCGTCCCGCGCGGTGCCGAGGCCTGCGGGCCGCTGATCACCGACCAGGACCGCTCGCTGTTCGTGGCCGTCCAGCACCCCGGTGAGGTCGACGGCGCGACGTTCGAGACGCCGGCCAGCACCTGGCCGCACACCGACGACTTCCCGCGCCCCTCGGTCGTGGTGGTCCACAAGCACGCCTGA
- a CDS encoding 2-oxoacid:acceptor oxidoreductase subunit alpha — MSSQVQKQVKQLDRVIIRFAGDSGDGMQLTGDRFTQESAVFGNDLVTLPNFPAEIRAPQGTLPGVSSFQVHFADHDILTAGDAPDVLVAMNPAALKANLPDLPKGATIIVDTHDFSGRNLTKAGYGANPLDSLGDAGSALGEFAVHPVDLTGMTVEAVKEFGLSRKDAARAKNMFALGLLSWMYGRPTESTTAFLNKRFAKVPAIRDANIAAFKAGWNFGETTETFVVSYEIKPAPVSAGTYRNISGNLALAYGLVAAGVQSGLPVFLGSYPITPASDILHELSKHKAFGVTTLQAEDEIAGVGAAIGASFVGHLGVTTTSGPGIALKSEAIGLAVMTELPLVVVDVQRGGPSTGLPTKTEQADLLQAMFGRNGEAPVPIVAPQSPGDCFGAAIEAARIAVTYRTPVMLLSDGYLANGSEPWRIPEIADLPVIEPNFATERNHVVKPAATLEDGTVTEEETDFWPYLRDEETLARPWAVPGTPGLEHRIGGLEKGEGHGNISYDPANHDFMVRTRQAKVDRIAESLPPLEVDDPSGRAKVLVLGWGSTYGPIGAGVRRVRKAGYDVAQVHLRHLNPFPKDLGEILGRYDKVLVPEMNLGQLSMLLRARYLVDAIGYNHVRGLPLKAAELAEAIGGLVADAEGIEVDLTTTATEATK, encoded by the coding sequence GTGTCCAGCCAGGTACAGAAGCAGGTCAAGCAGCTCGACCGGGTGATCATCCGGTTCGCCGGCGACTCCGGCGACGGCATGCAGCTGACCGGTGACCGGTTCACCCAGGAGTCGGCCGTCTTCGGCAACGACCTGGTGACCCTGCCGAACTTCCCGGCCGAGATCCGCGCCCCCCAGGGCACGCTCCCCGGCGTCTCCTCCTTCCAGGTCCACTTCGCCGACCACGACATCCTGACCGCGGGCGACGCGCCCGACGTGCTGGTCGCGATGAACCCCGCCGCGCTCAAGGCGAACCTGCCGGACCTGCCGAAGGGCGCGACGATCATCGTCGACACCCACGACTTCTCCGGTCGCAACCTGACCAAGGCGGGGTACGGCGCCAACCCGCTCGACTCGCTGGGCGACGCCGGCTCGGCGCTGGGCGAGTTCGCCGTGCACCCGGTGGACCTGACGGGCATGACGGTCGAGGCGGTCAAGGAGTTCGGGCTCTCCCGCAAGGACGCCGCCCGCGCGAAGAACATGTTCGCGCTCGGCCTGCTGTCGTGGATGTACGGCCGCCCGACCGAGTCGACGACGGCGTTCCTCAACAAGCGCTTCGCGAAGGTGCCCGCGATCCGCGACGCCAACATCGCGGCGTTCAAGGCCGGCTGGAACTTCGGCGAGACCACCGAGACCTTCGTGGTCTCCTACGAGATCAAGCCGGCCCCGGTCTCCGCGGGCACCTACCGGAACATCTCGGGCAACCTGGCGCTGGCCTACGGCCTGGTCGCCGCCGGCGTGCAGTCCGGCCTGCCGGTCTTCCTGGGGTCCTACCCGATCACGCCGGCCTCCGACATCCTCCACGAGCTGAGCAAGCACAAGGCGTTCGGCGTGACCACGCTGCAGGCCGAGGACGAGATCGCCGGCGTCGGCGCCGCCATCGGCGCGTCGTTCGTGGGCCACCTCGGGGTCACCACCACCTCGGGTCCGGGCATCGCGCTGAAGTCCGAGGCCATCGGCCTGGCCGTCATGACCGAGCTCCCGCTGGTCGTCGTCGACGTCCAGCGCGGCGGCCCCTCGACCGGCCTGCCGACCAAGACCGAGCAGGCCGACCTGCTGCAGGCGATGTTCGGGCGCAACGGCGAGGCCCCTGTCCCGATCGTCGCGCCCCAGTCGCCGGGTGACTGCTTCGGCGCCGCGATCGAGGCCGCGCGGATCGCGGTCACCTACCGCACCCCGGTGATGCTGCTCTCCGACGGCTACCTCGCCAACGGCTCCGAGCCCTGGCGGATCCCGGAGATCGCCGACCTCCCGGTCATCGAGCCGAACTTCGCCACCGAGCGCAACCACGTCGTGAAGCCCGCGGCGACGCTCGAGGACGGCACGGTCACCGAGGAGGAGACCGACTTCTGGCCCTACCTCCGCGACGAGGAGACCCTCGCCCGGCCGTGGGCGGTGCCCGGCACCCCCGGTCTCGAGCACCGCATCGGCGGCCTGGAGAAGGGCGAGGGCCACGGCAACATCTCCTACGACCCCGCCAACCACGACTTCATGGTCCGCACCCGCCAGGCCAAGGTGGACCGGATCGCGGAGTCGCTCCCGCCGCTCGAGGTCGACGACCCGTCGGGTCGCGCCAAGGTGCTCGTGCTCGGCTGGGGCTCCACCTACGGCCCGATCGGCGCCGGCGTGCGCCGCGTCCGCAAGGCCGGGTACGACGTGGCGCAGGTCCACCTGCGCCACCTCAACCCCTTCCCCAAGGACCTCGGGGAGATCCTGGGGCGCTACGACAAGGTGCTCGTGCCCGAGATGAACCTCGGCCAGCTCTCCATGCTGCTGCGCGCCCGCTACCTCGTCGACGCGATCGGCTACAACCACGTCCGCGGCCTGCCCCTCAAGGCCGCCGAGCTCGCCGAGGCGATCGGCGGCCTCGTCGCCGACGCCGAGGGCATCGAGGTCGACCTCACCACCACCGCCACGGAGGCAACCAAGTGA
- the cysT gene encoding sulfate ABC transporter permease subunit CysT, with protein sequence MSTALSGATIDAARPADPTPGSRRPRRARRTAPRNTLNRSAGLGLGIAMVWFSVLVLLPLSAVVAAAAEGGWGRYLSVLRNDQTWAAVSLTVGQSLLVTLINVVIGTVIAWVLVRDRFWGKSLLDVVIDVPFALPTIVAGLVLLALYGPNSPLGVHWAFTEHAVTLALAFVTLPFIVRTVQPVLEELETDVEEAAASLGASPVTVFRRIILPSLAPAIAAGAALSFARAISEYGSLVLLSGNKPFETEVVSVRVLTFIENGNTASAAALASVMLAVALVVIVALDIVQRRVSRRW encoded by the coding sequence GTGTCGACCGCCCTCTCCGGGGCGACCATCGACGCGGCCCGGCCGGCGGACCCCACCCCGGGGTCCCGCCGGCCGCGGCGCGCGCGTCGTACCGCTCCGAGGAACACGCTCAACCGAAGCGCGGGACTGGGCCTCGGCATCGCGATGGTGTGGTTCAGCGTCCTGGTGCTGCTTCCGCTGTCCGCCGTGGTCGCCGCGGCGGCCGAGGGTGGCTGGGGCCGGTACCTGTCGGTGCTGCGCAACGACCAGACCTGGGCCGCGGTCAGCCTGACGGTCGGCCAGTCCCTGCTCGTCACGCTGATCAACGTCGTCATCGGCACGGTCATCGCGTGGGTGCTCGTCCGTGACCGCTTCTGGGGCAAGTCGCTGCTCGACGTCGTCATCGACGTGCCCTTCGCGCTGCCCACCATCGTCGCCGGCCTGGTCCTGCTGGCCCTCTACGGCCCCAACAGCCCGCTCGGGGTCCACTGGGCCTTCACCGAGCACGCCGTCACGCTGGCGCTGGCCTTCGTGACGCTGCCGTTCATCGTCCGCACCGTGCAGCCGGTCCTCGAGGAGCTCGAGACCGACGTGGAGGAGGCGGCTGCCTCGCTGGGCGCCAGCCCGGTCACGGTCTTCCGCCGGATCATCCTCCCGTCCCTCGCCCCGGCGATCGCCGCGGGCGCCGCGCTGTCGTTCGCCCGCGCGATCTCCGAGTACGGCTCGCTGGTCCTGCTCTCGGGCAACAAGCCCTTCGAGACCGAGGTCGTCTCGGTGCGCGTGCTGACCTTCATCGAGAACGGCAACACCGCGTCCGCCGCGGCGCTCGCCTCGGTGATGCTCGCGGTCGCGCTGGTCGTCATCGTCGCGCTCGACATCGTGCAGAGGCGGGTGTCGCGACGATGGTGA